Part of the Meiothermus sp. QL-1 genome is shown below.
GTGGACAACCTGCAAGACTTTGCCCGCAAGGGGCTCGAGGTGGTGCGCAAGCGCATCGAGGAGAACTCCGGCTGGGCCGCCTACCTGGCCGAGGTGGCCCAGGCCCTGGGGCTGGAGGACTACGCCCGGGTGCTGCACCTGGAGCTTTCGGAGTGGCTGGGCTTCAGCCCTCCTTCGCGCGATACCCTGGGGGAGGGGGTGGGCTCCTTAACCGTAGGCGATGGCCCGAGCACCGTCCGCTCAGGGAGCACGGTGCTTTCTCTGCGCTACCAAAACGATGCGGTCTACGTATCGGCCCCTGGCCTGATGCCCCGCAAGCTGACCGACCTTCTGGTTTGGGTGGTGCCTGAAGGGGGGCTGGTGCTGGCCCGCGAGGGGGCCCGGGTGGCCTATCGCCTGGTCACCATTCTTCCTCAAGCCTAGGCTGGAGGTATATCTGGGCCCGCCCTGAAGGGCTTATGATTGGGCCATCTATGTGGCAAGCATTGGCCCACCGTGAATTCCGCTGGTTATTCGCGGCCAACCTGATTTCCCTGGTGGGGAGCAAAATCCACCGGATAGCCCTGCTCTTCGTGGCCTACCAGGAGACCCAGAATGCGGTCTGGGTCTCCCTCATCCTGGGGGCCCAGTTCGTGGCCAGCGCTTTTGTCGGGCCCCTGCTGGGCCCGCTGGTCGACCGCCACGACCGCCGGACGCTCATGATTCTGGCCGACCTGCTGCGGGGGGTGTTGGTGGCCTGTATTCCCCTTTTCGCCATGTACTTCATGCCGCTTCTGATGCTCATCGCCTTCGCCATGGCAGCGCTGGAGGCCCTGCACCACTCGGCCAGCCAAAGCTCGGTTCCCGAGCTGGTGCCCACCTCGGCGCTGGACAGCGCCAACGGACTGGTGACCTTCGCCGCCCGCTTTGCTGACGTGGCCTTTGTGGCCCTGGCCGGGATGCTGGTGGCCAACGTGGGTCCGGCCCCGGCTTTCTGGATCGATGCCACCACCTACCTGGTCTCGGCGGCCCTGCTGGGCTTTCTGCCGCCCTTGCGGGGCAAGGCGGGAAAGGAAGGCTACTTTGCCGCGGTGGCGGCGGGGCTGCGCGCTTTGTGGCAAAACCCGGTGCTGGCCCGCACCGTGGGCACCCTGGCCCTGGCCGCGGCTTTTGGCTCGGTGGAGGCGACTTTGGGCATC
Proteins encoded:
- a CDS encoding MFS transporter, giving the protein MWQALAHREFRWLFAANLISLVGSKIHRIALLFVAYQETQNAVWVSLILGAQFVASAFVGPLLGPLVDRHDRRTLMILADLLRGVLVACIPLFAMYFMPLLMLIAFAMAALEALHHSASQSSVPELVPTSALDSANGLVTFAARFADVAFVALAGMLVANVGPAPAFWIDATTYLVSAALLGFLPPLRGKAGKEGYFAAVAAGLRALWQNPVLARTVGTLALAAAFGSVEATLGIVYAVKALGVGVQGFGLLEALTAAGALLGLFGVAPLIRRFSRESLFLAALGLFGLFLASLGLFPHPLWAGVAMLMFGLLNTLFIVPARSIIQLAAPPGLRGRVMAGFSATMQSAVLMGTLLAGLLEPRLGVLAVLYWSGVAVFSVVVVVYLRGGIPRRMAEEAR